A region of the Methyloprofundus sedimenti genome:
CTTGCTTGTAACGATAACCACACTGACCTGTATTACGCGTAATTTCACGTCCAATAGTCGATTTATGACGCCCCAATGTGATGGCTATTTGATTCTTAGAAACGCCTTGTTTTAGTTGCGTATAAATGTAAAATCTTTCCTCTTGGGTTAGATGGTTAAACGTGTTCATTGAGCACCTCTTTTTAGTTTCAGGTTTTAGTCGACGGAAACTATACCATCTAACCCTTTAAAGAGGTGTTGCAGTTATTATATGAATTCGGGGGGTCCTCTAAGGTAACGCAATCAGGCCCTCCACCCTTGATAATACTGGTGTGTATACGGTTCCGTAGGTCGGGTTAGCGGCCTCATCGCGTAACCCGACATTTCAAAACCATCACCCTATTTTGAGCTCTTTTTCTGAACCCGTCGGGTTACGCTAGCGCTAACCCGACCTACGTTTTTGTTGTGCACTATTCTTTACCTATTTCATTGGGTATTTCAATACCTGAAACACCCCAATTTTTCGGAATAATTCCGTCTTTTATATATTGATGCAAACTGGAATAAGGCCAATCAACCGCTTTATTGGTATATCCATGCTTTACTGGGTTGTAATGTATATAATCAATATGCTCATGATAATCCTGCTCATTCCGTATCATATGCTCCCAAAAACGATGCTGCCAAATGGCTTGTTGTTTTTTTCGTATTCTGGCTTGATTGGGTTGATTTATATTCGTCTTATCACAATTTTTGCTAAATCCTGTTTTAATCAAACGCCAACGTGTTGAATAATCATGATCACCTTCCGGTAATGTCCAAATGCAATGAAGATGATCGGGTAATACCACAATGGCATTAATCGTAAATGGATATTTTTTCATCACCTTTTTAAATGACTCGCGCAATATATTTATTTGTTTTTCATCTTTAAAAATAGGTCGTCTTTTTTCTGTCACCAAGGTGAAAAAATAACAAGCTCCTTTGATATAGACCCGATGATATTGCATTCTTTATAACTCAGTAGGTCGGGTTAGCAGCCTTATCGCGTAACCCGACATTTCAAAACTGAACTTGTTTAACGATGTTTGACAACTCCGCATACCAAGCTTTAGTATTTTCAGTCTTTGGC
Encoded here:
- a CDS encoding REP-associated tyrosine transposase, encoding MQYHRVYIKGACYFFTLVTEKRRPIFKDEKQINILRESFKKVMKKYPFTINAIVVLPDHLHCIWTLPEGDHDYSTRWRLIKTGFSKNCDKTNINQPNQARIRKKQQAIWQHRFWEHMIRNEQDYHEHIDYIHYNPVKHGYTNKAVDWPYSSLHQYIKDGIIPKNWGVSGIEIPNEIGKE